In one window of Episyrphus balteatus chromosome 3, idEpiBalt1.1, whole genome shotgun sequence DNA:
- the LOC129913113 gene encoding rootletin, whose translation MSSPTPTETNTLLRQNQELRQRLQEEACSYRRRIDTYKQAQQNQAALVSRLQSKVQQYRQRCSDLEGRMHETIKPVPSTSYSSAPQITTGPISSGGICPNTSITMGQSSLPCSSSLDSPPTPPCMRDCAHHDDGSDICRKLEEEHNKCEHIMQQNNALRQQLEESNKTNEALTNDLQKLTNDWSNLRDELMTKEDEYKEEEQAFKDYYNSEHNRLLKMWREVVDVKRSFKDMQVAMKNEVSKMGKEITTVSKDMSNACSGVDFTTKQAARASNEQLQKSQREDSDLKSQLATLKVQYDGAKHEINERDLRLQDLMQQLKKLEDRCSQAESQAMQTNRMNDEIERLNNAIREIAQAVVQDAETVVDVEDNGSSQHLHLSQQSVMGGPPMKSPRRGSTRTSHAFAEGTISAVQAALHKYQLALHDLQVKYQNCNDNLQTTKNQLEASENTKTILASKVSQLTEKLDTSNSQLSELFKERESLQKTLDGIRGDKMNVERGRAELNNAFENLSNDYEKLQLNYGKLQKRIDSLEEDKKAVELEIQRILKDKDITEMNLRSEEDRGSRLREETISLREELNRLSLNRDLLEQQRIETDSVICMMEKQRNDLEYDLEKLLLEKCELQDKLEKISSNSFTDKEEVKTLQDHLTESEEDRKKLRSQCSEQANELSAIKKELNVIEKSRLDLETENLSLREKLKFLHMEKEKIQQDLACVTRDRGDIHNQLTATNRKKECLNEELMRTRQRLEQANETNNRLNRNLEEMVKESEERQVVIEMHEKDLQRLQELLASLRTEKESLEAVLFDTNTTLEATVEKRNQLERELQEVLVKEEALKNNVARLTKDLENCQRRAQEMKNQLTNAARAQESELMQKIAQLKASGDENTKKYADENQQIRNALEKRMQQALQALETAKDDEIFKLQEHIESLQGNIEKLMQQQEDAMIRAENEKQQSLLMAHRDKQAIAEKLEAVTRDLKAEQDALDRNRREFVARDEKHRNIIAQLKDEIAGIRTKEEENKMKLEEEIKKLEISLGSIREERDSLGRLSEELKMEVRLREDKIDGLNAHLQETMRKIKEGDGQTEGLRKDLTDNRRALADSNIERDKYANSNKELRDHVKRVESAKREQARAIEDALQKIANLEDSKNTLENERTRLSTLLKETENNFTKTSQELTSTRSTLQKVQIECSQKNDGEKDLQNKLTTEIEAKERALQELDQVKKQLADLETNLCATRQELGRLRCHAGQEEHRFHNREQELVARLEEGRCREKRIEDQKHNLEVCLADATQQIQELKARLGGAEGRIRALDEQLCNCEAHKRDAEQKLSSIAHTLRRIAGIQFDGTVSLSHRLVIPSRRYSPVRSGCHDFETRSTSNCPDGPLIEVDPDLVRKGVRNLMHQVAQIEREKDDFKAQLNTTKKQLQDAADQQVKCDTKVSKLHQVLRHLQEEKSNLESQLGIKSATLQSVEDSLRQKTDECQQLREKLASLEMQLSAGAEENSQTEERLEKCRQHGAKLETEKRQLQEELAKIEGRASKLDLQRVAMEGDITRLQMILQEKDSTIRQLQERLENQNRSSAQLEDRCASLKSTVDQLKDRLQKTALTETELRGEIKTLTKELSEQGHTSQSNQEKMKMLQKSLQTLENEKRILAERLENAQGNVNELRRNQQAQLDSVQRLQEQVTELEVQRSALESQLRIAKWKEESGDNKAGGGGDMMDSYNEENELSRQLKSSQREKTELRGKLQSLKDKVKQLEGDRQSKFSGGAANFDRSEKSYYDAGDYDSNRMENDNYLKSTAYSCGLDHAVIEQESRDLRLKVRRLETLLAEKESELARVKARVHDSGKCLDGDSERYRSAQLHAEKLLDAREQAHRQQVLRLENQISMLREQLAQEAKRRQQYILRSSRANREMQHLRSTLGDSLRHVSQHPLDPNLLESETRRLDNAVSMSLPPSSCRDREYERSLSPHK comes from the exons ATGTCGAGTCCCACTCCAACAGAAACAAACACTCTGTTGCGCCAGAATCAGGAGTTGCGTCAACGTTTGCAAGAAGAAGCATGTAGTTATCGTCGTCGTATTGATACTTATAAGCAAGCCCAACAGAATCAGGCGGCTTTGGTGTCTCGCTTGCAATCTAAGGTGCAACAATACCGACAGAGGTGTTCCGATTTGGAGGGAAGAATGCACGAAACTATTAAGCCCGTTCCATCGACGAGCTACAGCAGTGCTCCCCAAATAACTACTGGTCCTATATCGAGTGGAGGAATT tgtccCAACACTTCGATAACCATGGGTCAATCTAGTTTACCGTGTTCTTCGTCATTGGATTCACCGCCAACACCACCATGCATGAGAGATTGTGCACATCATGATGATGGCAGTGACATTTGCAGAAAGCTTGAGGAAGAACATAATAAATGCGAACATATCATGCAACAAAACAATGCTTTGAGACAACAACTTGAGGAATCAAATAAGACCAATGAGGCCTTGACGAATGACTTGCAAAAGTTAACAAACGATTGGTCTAATTTAAGGGACGAACTGATGACAAAGGAAGATGAGTACAAGGAAGAGGAACAG GCTTTTAAGGACTACTACAATTCCGAACACAAtcgtttattaaaaatgtggcGAGAAGTTGTCGATGTTAAACGTTCCTTCAAGGACATGCAAGTGGCTATGAAAAACGAAGTTAGCAAAATGGGCAAAGAAATTACTACAGTTAGCAAAGACATGTCAAATGCATGTAGCGGTGTTGATTTCACTACAAAACAAGCAGCTCGAGCTAGTAACGAACAATTACAAAAATCCCAACGTGAAGATTCAGATCTCAAATCTCAATTAGCCACTTTGAAAGTTCAATATGACGGTGCAAAACATGAGATAAACGAACGTGATCTACGTCTACAAGATTTAATGCAACAATTGAAGAAACTTGAAGATCGTTGTTCTCAAGCCGAATCTCAAGCTATGCAAACAAATCGTATGAACGATGAAATCGAACGTTTAAATAATGCTATTAGAGAAATAGCACAAGCTGTCGTTCAAGATGCCGAAACTGTTGTTGATGTTGAAGATAATGGATCTTCACAGCATTTGCATTTGAGTCAACAATCGGTTATGGGAGGACCTCCAATGAAGTCACCAAGAAGAGGATCAACTAGAACTTCACATGCTTTTGCCGAAGGAACTATCTCGGCTGTACAAGCGGCTTTGCATAAATATCAGCTAGCTTTGCATGATCTTCAAGTTAAGTATCAGAATTGTAATGATAATCTTCAAACAACAAAGAATCAGCTAGAAGCCAGTGAAAACACGAAGACTATTCTGGCTTCCAAAGTGTCCCAGTTGACAGAAAAACTCGATACTAGTAATTCTCAACTTTCAGAACTCTTTAAAGAGCGCGAAAGTCTTCAGAAGACTTTAGATGGAATCCGAGGTGATAAGATGAATGTGGAACGAGGACGGGCGGAATTAAACAATGCA TTTGAAAACCTTAGCAATGATTATGAGAAGCTTCAACTTAACTATGGTAAGCTTCAAAAGAGAATCGATAGTTTGGAAGAAGACAAAAAAGCTGTTGAGCTTGAGATCCAAAGAATTCTTAAAGACAAGGATATCACTGAGATGAATTTAAG GTCCGAAGAAGATCGTGGAAGTCGTCTTCGTGAAGAAACCATATCTCTAAGGGAGGAACTCAACAGACTTAGTCTCAATAGAGACCTACTCGAACAGCAACGCATCGAAACTGACAGCGTTATTTGCATGATGGAAAAACAAAGAAACGACCTGGAGTATGACTTGGAAAAACTGCTCCTTGAAAAATGTGAACTTCAGGATAAACTTGAGAAAATCTCTTCAAACAGCTTCACAGATAAAGAAGAAGTTAAAACTCTGCAAGATCATTTAACAGAATCTGAAGAAGATCGGAAGAAACTACGAAGTCAATGCAGTGAGCAGGCAAATGAGCTATCTGCTATTAAAAAAGAGCTAAACGTTATTGAAAAGAGCCGCCTTGACTTGGAAACCGAAAACCTCTCGCTGCGAGAGAAACTCAAGTTTCTGCACATGGAGAAGGAAAAGATACAGCAAGACTTGGCCTGCGTTACTAGAGATCGTGGGGACATTCATAATCAGCTCACTGCCACAAATCGAAAGAAGGAATGTTTAAATGAAGAACTGATGCGGACTCGGCAACGCTTGGAACAGGCGAATGAGACTAATAATCGATTGAATAGAAATTTGGAAGAAATGGTCAAGGAAAGTGAGGAAAGGCAGGTTGTTATTGAAATGCATGAAAAGGATCTTCAAAGGCTTCAG GAACTTCTAGCATCCCTTCGTACTGAAAAGGAATCTCTAGAAGCTGTTCTTTTTGATACAAATACCACTTTAGAAGCAACAGTTGAAAAACGTAATCAACTGGAGCGTGAACTGCAGGAGGTATTGGTGAAAGAGGAAGCCTTGAAGAACAATGTAGCCCGATTAACTAAAGATTTGGAGAACTGTCAGCGACGTGCTCAGGAAATGAAGAATCAACTTACCAATGCTGCGCGTGCGCAAGAAAGTGAGCTTATGCAAAAAATTGCACAACTTAAGGCATCCGGAGACGAAAACACTAAAAAATATGCTGACGAAAATCAGCAAATTCGTAATGCTTTAGAGAAACGAATGCAACAAGCGTTGCAGGCATTGGAAACAGCTAAAGATGATGAAATATTTAAGCTTCAAGAGCATATTGAAAGTCTGCAAGGAAATATTGAGAAACTTATGCAGCAGCAAGAAGATGCAATGATAAGAgctgaaaatgaaaaacaacaatCTTTGTTGATGg CACATCGAGACAAACAAGCTATTGCTGAAAAGTTAGAAGCTGTTACCAGAGACTTGAAAGCTGAACAAGATGCTTTGGATCGTAATCGACGGGAATTTGTGGCGAGAGATGAAAAACATCGTAATATTATAGCTCAATTGAAGGATGAAATTGCTGGAATTCGAACGAAGGAGGAAGAAAATAA aatgaaaTTAGAGGAAGAAATTAAAAAGTTGGAAATATCATTGGGATCCATTCGAGAAGAACGAGATTCACTTGGCAGACTAAGTGAAGAGTTAAAAATGGAAGTTCGTTTGAGAGAAGATAAAATTGATGGACTTAATGCTCATCTGCAAGAAACAATGCGGAAGATAAAAGAAG GTGACGGACAAACTGAAGGTCTTCGCAAAGACCTCACCGATAACCGTCGAGCTCTAGCAGATAGTAATATTGAACGAGATAAGTATGCAAATAGTAATAAAGAGCTTAGGGACCATGTTAAACGAGTTGAAAGTGCCAAACGAGAACAAGCACGAGCTATTGAAGATGCCTTACAAAAAATTGCCAATCTTGAAGATAGCAAAAATACTTTAGAAAACGAACGAACTAGACTAAGTACTTTGCTAAAAGAAACCGAAAATAATTTTACCAAAACAAGTCAAGAGCTAACATCAACAAGAAGTACTTTACAAAAAGTTCAAATTGAATGTTCACAAAAGAATGATGGTGAAAAAGATTTGCAAAATAAGCTGACAACAGAAATTGAAGCTAAAGAGAGAGCATTACAAGAATTGGATCAAGTTAAGAAGCAG CTTGCCGATTTAGAAACCAATTTATGCGCTACACGTCAGGAACTAGGACGTCTTCGTTGCCATGCCGGTCAAGAAGAGCATAGATTCCATAATCGTGAACAAGAACTTGTAGCAAGACTGGAAGAAGGTCGTTGCAGAGAAAAACGTATTGAAGATCAAAAGCACAATCTCGAAGTTTGCCTTGCCGATGCAACTCAGCAAATTCAAGAGCTTAAAGCTCGCCTTGGTGGAGCTGAGGGAAGAATAAGAGCATTAGATGAACAGCTGTGCAATTGCGAAGCTCACAAACGCGATGCTGAGCAAAAACTTAGCTCTATTGCACATACTTTGCGACGCATTGCTGGTATTCAATTTGATGGTACCGTTAGTCTATCGCATAGATTGGTTATTCCGTCACGTCGTTATAGTCCCGTGCGAAGTGGTTGCCATGATTTCGAGACTCGAAGTACTTCCAATTGCCCAGATGGCCCATTAATTGAGGTGGATCCTGACTTGGTTCGCAAAGGTGTTCGTAATCTAATGCACCAAGTTGCTCAAATTGAACGTGAGAAAGATGATTTCAAGGCTCAATTGAATACTACGAAGAAACAGCTTCAAGACGCTGCTGATCAACAAGTTAAATGCGATACTAAAGTCTCGAAATTGCATCAAGTATTGCGTCATCTTCAAGAAGAGAAAAGCAATTTGGAAAGTCAATTGGGTATCAAGTCAGCCACTTTGCAATCGGTGGAAGATTCACTCCGTCAGAAGACTGATGAATGTCAACAGCTTCGAGAGAAACTTGCAAGCTTAGAAATGCAATTAAGTGCCGGTGCCGAAGAGAATAGTCAAACAGAG GAACGTTTAGAAAAATGCCGTCAACACGGCGCCAAACTTGAGACTGAAAAGCGTCAATTACAAGAAGAACTAGCCAAAATCGAAGGTAGAGCGTCTAAGCTCGATCTACAACGTGTTGCTATGGAAGGTGACATAACTCGTCTGCAAATGATTCTACAAGAAAAAGATTCAACCATACGACAATTGCAAGAACGTttagaaaatcaaaatcgttcTTCCGCCCAACTAGAAGATCGTTGTGCATCACTTAAATCAACTGTGGATCAGCTTAAAGATCGTCTACAAAAAACTGCCTTAACCGAGACTGAATTACGTGGTGAAATTAAGACTTTGACCAAAGAACTCTCCGAACAAGGTCATACATCACAATCgaatcaagaaaaaatgaaaatgctcCAAAAGAGTTTACAAACTTTGGAAAATGAGAAACGAATTTTAGCAGAACGTTTGGAAAATGCTCAAGGCAATGTCAATGAATTACGTCGAAATCAACAAGCCCAGCTTGATTCTGTTCAGAGACTTCAGGAACAAGTAACTGAATTAGAAGTTCAACGGTCTGCTCTAGAGTCACAACTTCGAATAGCCAAATGGAAAGAAGAGTCTGGCGATAATAAAGCTGGCGGTGGAGGGGATATGATGGATTCTTACAATGAAGAAAATGAGCTTAGTCGACAACTAAAGTCCTCACAGAGAGAAAAAACAGAACTTCGAGGAAAGTTACAGTCTCTGAAAGACAAAGTTAAGCAGTTGGAAGGTGATCGTCAAAGTAAGTTCTCTGGTGGAGCTGCTAATTTCGATCGATCAGAGAAGAGCTATTATGACGCTGGAGATTATGACTCAAATCGCATGGAAAACGACAATTATTTGAAATCCACGGCTTATAGCTGTGGCCTGGACCATGCTGTCATCGAACAAGAATCTCGTGACTTACGTCTTAAGGTTCGTCGCTTGGAGACCTTACTCGCCGAAAAAGAATCCGAACTAGCCAGAGTCAAGGCAAGAGTTCACGATAGTGGCAAATGTCTTGATGGGGACTCGGAGAGATACCGCAGTGCCCAGCTTCATGCTGAAAAATTGTTAGACGCCCGGGAACAGGCTCATCGCCAACAAGTCCTTAGACTCGAAAATCAG ATTTCAATGTTGAGAGAGCAATTAGCACAGGAAGCCAAGAGGCGTCAACAGTATATACTGCGTAGTTCCCGCGCTAATAGAGAAATGCAGCATTTGCGAAGTACCTTAGGTGACTCCCTGAGACACGTCTCACAACATCCTTTAGACCCAAATCTACTTGAAAGCGAAACAAGACG TTTGGACAACGCTGTTTCGATGAGTTTACCACCATCTTCATGTCGTGATCGTGAATACGAGCGTAGTTTGAGTCCTCATaaataa